One window from the genome of Cryptomeria japonica chromosome 6, Sugi_1.0, whole genome shotgun sequence encodes:
- the LOC131856089 gene encoding uncharacterized protein LOC131856089, with protein MSSSRPPIRKDPAWKFHEDFPGQKKGQTKCFFCKTIFHGGIYRLKYHIVGVRGHDADQCIEATNEAIRKCYVMVEAIENKKKQKDDLATIGSGTTLGCVGGASSMPPYRPTHHATVGASASASAGATTHVPSIASGSGSVSIGPRIRKSRLDTFFVLRTTPGSQQLLESMGWNKEVHDAAKMAVGRFWVYDSVPFFTAR; from the coding sequence atgtcttcttctagaccccccattagaaaggaccctgcttggaaatttcatgaggattttccagggcaaaaAAAGGGGCAGACAAAGTGTtttttttgcaaaacaatattccatggaggcatatatagattgaaataccatattGTTGGTGTGCGTGGGCATGATGCCGACCAATGCATTGAAGCAACGAATGAGGCCATACGCAAGTGCTATGTAATGGTTGAAGCAATTGAAAACaaaaagaagcaaaaggatgatCTTGCGACCATTGGAAGTGGGACAactttaggttgtgttggaggggcttcttccatgcctccatatcgtcccactcaccATGCTACTGTTGGTGCTAGTGCTTCTGCTTCTGCAGGTGCCACTACTCATGTTCCTAGCATTGCTAgtggtagtgggagtgttagcattggacctagaattcgtaaatctaggttggataccttctttgtgcttcgcactactcctgggtcccaacagttgcttgagagcatgggttggaacaaggaggtccatgatgccgctaaaatggcagttggcaggttttgggtGTACGACAGTGTTCCATTCTTTacagccaggtga